In the Sarcophilus harrisii chromosome 1, mSarHar1.11, whole genome shotgun sequence genome, one interval contains:
- the MISP3 gene encoding uncharacterized protein MISP3 produces the protein MSQNSLPAAATGAELGMEPPGAAAETPIEREIRQSQEREASLRRSRGLSPSFASGELVELRLRPILSLLPGPGPGLPRDVERARAGAQMQRDIAREARREEALVRLGSGPCSGQESGQGPQSLSDRKMVFEAGGAPSRVETVGRGPSFTEASGAAHVVVLEHRSRLRPPVLAQAPTPAPVAATAPARNSAPAVARTPDLAPAPAPAPAPAPAPVLAPAPAPAPALPPAPRAPAPASASAVSAPIPAHTSETAPGARPPVPVPAVAPAPDLALAQAPTTTPSPATAPTPTRRVQLSLLEQEVQEVHQRERELQRQRRSIYGTSEFKEPTPSLTESTPSGKLSVVWPPRRNSENGLEQDYRGSAWSVNKGKKILIHTGESLSQEE, from the exons ATGTCTCAGAACTCGCTGCCCGCCGCTGCCACGGGCGCCGAGCTGGGCATGGAGCCCCCCGGGGCTGCCGCCGAGACCCCAATAGAGCGGGAGATCCGTCAGAGCCAGGAGCGCGAAGCGAGCCTGCGACGGAGCCGGGGTTTGAGTCCTAGCTTCGCCAGTGGGGAGCTGGTGGAGCTGCGCCTCCGGCCCATCCTTAGCTTGCTGCCGGGACCGGGGCCTGGACTGCCCCGGGACGTGGAGCGCGCCCGAGCAGGCGCCCAGATGCAGCGCGACATCGCGCGGGAAGCGCGCCGGGAGGAGGCGCTGGTGCGCCTGGGCTCGGGGCCCTGCAGCGGCCAGGAGAGCGGCCAGGGGCCGCAGTCGCTGAGCGATCGCAAGATGGTTTTTGAGGCTGGGGGCGCGCCTTCTCGGGTAGAGACGGTGGGCCGGGGCCCTTCGTTCACTGAGGCCAGTGGCGCCGCCCACGTGGTGGTTCTGGAGCATCGCAGCCGGCTTCGGCCACCAGTTCTAGCTCAGGCTCCTACTCCTGCTCCCGTTGCAGCAACGGCTCCGGCCCGAAACTCCGCTCCAGCAGTTGCCCGGACGCCAGAcctggccccggccccggccccggccccggccccggccccggctccTGTCCTGGCCCCGGCCCCGGCTCCGGCTCCTGCCCTGCCCCCGGCCCCACGTGCCCCGGCCCCGGCTTCAGCCTCTGCAGTGAGCGCACCGATCCCGGCTCACACTTCGGAAACAGCTCCAGGTGCTCGGCCTCCGGTCCCGGTCCCAGCTGTGGCCCCGGCCCCAGATCTAGCTTTGGCCCAGGCCCCCACAACGACCCCCTCCCCCGCTACGGCTCCGACTCCGACCCGTCGAGTCCAGTTGTCGCTGCTAGAGCAGGAGGTCCAAGAAGTTCACCAGAGGGAGCGGGAGCTGCAGCGCCAGAGACGCAGCATCTATGGGACCTCAGAGTTCAAGGAGCCGACCCCGAGTCTCACCG AGAGCACACCTTCTGGAAAGCTTTCAGTGGTATGGCCCCCTCGACGGAACTCGGAAAACGGCCTAGAGCAG GATTACCGTGGTAGTGCCTGGTCCGTTAATAAAGGGAAGAAGATCTTGATCCACACTGGGGAGTCCCTCAGCCAGGAGGAGTAA
- the C1H19orf67 gene encoding UPF0575 protein C19orf67 homolog isoform X1 has protein sequence MASEPWFGGLLPTGVRDSLPAGDSVPGPAPTPHGGVESPWPVVPSRAGASADAEPGGPVPGQPLASAPLPGPPQAPAPGPALLPLESMFSPITEQLRYLLKKAEDFQSYLLYSRDRVQKEQLAKAMPTFLQMCQPYFLYLESAARGMPPIHGALQELVRKRLLEISQQLALRLEQLVLMYASFGFVVLEETDPLSVSCFFCGKFSLGPSHQVSVFRYCSPAPYTAGRLPRYLYKKMRWNLEASPETNNRGHGPHVEYYFLCYRDTWEDTGKSPANSCAQIQKLWSIGRWVPLGPGQDGSSDIYSWILCPQPPGEYQQLLTIGFEEPSHTLATDLLVQILTGQAGSAGRAPSTAAGPPGWPGAPGP, from the exons ATGGCCAGCGAGCCCTGGTTCGGGGGGCTTCTGCCTACCGGAGTCCGAGACTCCCTCCCAGCAGGAGACTCGGTCCCCGGACCCGCCCCTACCCCGCACGGCGGAGTTGAGTCCCCTTGGCCGGTGGTCCCTAGTAGAGCAGGGGCTTCGGCAGATGCCGAGCCTGGGGGGCCTGTCCCAGGGCAGCCTTTGGCTTCAGCCCCGCTGCCTGGCCCGCCCCAAGCCCCCGCCCCCGGCCCTGCGCTACTGCCTCTGGAAAGTATGTTCAGCCCCATCACGGAGCAGCTCCGCTACCTGCTCAAGAAAGCGGAGGATTTTCAGAGCTACCTGCTCTACAG CAGGGACCGGGTTCAGAAGGAGCAGTTGGCCAAGGCGATGCCAACTTTCCTGCAGATGTGCCAGCCTTACTTCCTGTACCTGGAGTCTGCTGCCAGGGGCATGCCCCCAATTCATGGGGCCCTACAAGAGCTAGTTCGGAAAAGG CTGCTAGAAATCTCCCAACAGCTGGCCCTTAGGCTGGAGCAGCTGGTGCTTATGTATGCCTCCTTCGGGTTTGTGGTACTGGAAGAGACTGATCCCCTCAG TGTCTCCTGTTTTTTCTGCGGAAAATTCTCCCTGGGCCCCTCCCATCAAGTTTCAGTTTTCCGATACTGCTCTCCAGCCCCTTACACAGCTGGCCGACTTCCCCGATACCTGTACAAGAAGATGCGCTGGAATCTAGAAGCTAGTCCTGAGACCAACAACAGGGGACATGGGCCTCATGTAGAATA CTACTTCCTGTGCTATCGAGATACTTGGGAGGACACGGGCAAAAGTCCTGCCAACTCTTGTGCCCAGATTCAAAAGCTCTGGTCCATTGGGCGCTGGGTGCCCTTGGGCCCAGGCCAAGATGGTTCCTCCGATATCTATTCCTG GATCCTGTGCCCTCAGCCCCCGGGGGAATACCAGCAGCTGCTGACCATAGGCTTTGAGGAGCCGTCTCACACGCTGGCCACCGATCTGCTAGTGCAGATTCTCACGGGCCAGGCAGGGAGCGCGGGACGAGCCCCAAGTACCGCTGCGGGTCCCCCTGGCTGGCCTGGGGCTCCCGGGCCCTGA
- the C1H19orf67 gene encoding UPF0575 protein C19orf67 homolog isoform X3 codes for MASEPWFGGLLPTGVRDSLPAGDSVPGPAPTPHGGVESPWPVVPSRAGASADAEPGGPVPGQPLASAPLPGPPQAPAPGPALLPLESMFSPITEQLRYLLKKAEDFQSYLLYSRDRVQKEQLAKAMPTFLQMCQPYFLYLESAARGMPPIHGALQELVRKRLLEISQQLALRLEQLVLMYASFGFVVLEETDPLSYFLCYRDTWEDTGKSPANSCAQIQKLWSIGRWVPLGPGQDGSSDIYSWILCPQPPGEYQQLLTIGFEEPSHTLATDLLVQILTGQAGSAGRAPSTAAGPPGWPGAPGP; via the exons ATGGCCAGCGAGCCCTGGTTCGGGGGGCTTCTGCCTACCGGAGTCCGAGACTCCCTCCCAGCAGGAGACTCGGTCCCCGGACCCGCCCCTACCCCGCACGGCGGAGTTGAGTCCCCTTGGCCGGTGGTCCCTAGTAGAGCAGGGGCTTCGGCAGATGCCGAGCCTGGGGGGCCTGTCCCAGGGCAGCCTTTGGCTTCAGCCCCGCTGCCTGGCCCGCCCCAAGCCCCCGCCCCCGGCCCTGCGCTACTGCCTCTGGAAAGTATGTTCAGCCCCATCACGGAGCAGCTCCGCTACCTGCTCAAGAAAGCGGAGGATTTTCAGAGCTACCTGCTCTACAG CAGGGACCGGGTTCAGAAGGAGCAGTTGGCCAAGGCGATGCCAACTTTCCTGCAGATGTGCCAGCCTTACTTCCTGTACCTGGAGTCTGCTGCCAGGGGCATGCCCCCAATTCATGGGGCCCTACAAGAGCTAGTTCGGAAAAGG CTGCTAGAAATCTCCCAACAGCTGGCCCTTAGGCTGGAGCAGCTGGTGCTTATGTATGCCTCCTTCGGGTTTGTGGTACTGGAAGAGACTGATCCCCTCAG CTACTTCCTGTGCTATCGAGATACTTGGGAGGACACGGGCAAAAGTCCTGCCAACTCTTGTGCCCAGATTCAAAAGCTCTGGTCCATTGGGCGCTGGGTGCCCTTGGGCCCAGGCCAAGATGGTTCCTCCGATATCTATTCCTG GATCCTGTGCCCTCAGCCCCCGGGGGAATACCAGCAGCTGCTGACCATAGGCTTTGAGGAGCCGTCTCACACGCTGGCCACCGATCTGCTAGTGCAGATTCTCACGGGCCAGGCAGGGAGCGCGGGACGAGCCCCAAGTACCGCTGCGGGTCCCCCTGGCTGGCCTGGGGCTCCCGGGCCCTGA
- the C1H19orf67 gene encoding UPF0575 protein C19orf67 homolog isoform X2, which produces MASEPWFGGLLPTGVRDSLPAGDSVPGPAPTPHGGVESPWPVVPSRAGASADAEPGGPVPGQPLASAPLPGPPQAPAPGPALLPLESMFSPITEQLRYLLKKAEDFQSYLLYRDRVQKEQLAKAMPTFLQMCQPYFLYLESAARGMPPIHGALQELVRKRLLEISQQLALRLEQLVLMYASFGFVVLEETDPLSVSCFFCGKFSLGPSHQVSVFRYCSPAPYTAGRLPRYLYKKMRWNLEASPETNNRGHGPHVEYYFLCYRDTWEDTGKSPANSCAQIQKLWSIGRWVPLGPGQDGSSDIYSWILCPQPPGEYQQLLTIGFEEPSHTLATDLLVQILTGQAGSAGRAPSTAAGPPGWPGAPGP; this is translated from the exons ATGGCCAGCGAGCCCTGGTTCGGGGGGCTTCTGCCTACCGGAGTCCGAGACTCCCTCCCAGCAGGAGACTCGGTCCCCGGACCCGCCCCTACCCCGCACGGCGGAGTTGAGTCCCCTTGGCCGGTGGTCCCTAGTAGAGCAGGGGCTTCGGCAGATGCCGAGCCTGGGGGGCCTGTCCCAGGGCAGCCTTTGGCTTCAGCCCCGCTGCCTGGCCCGCCCCAAGCCCCCGCCCCCGGCCCTGCGCTACTGCCTCTGGAAAGTATGTTCAGCCCCATCACGGAGCAGCTCCGCTACCTGCTCAAGAAAGCGGAGGATTTTCAGAGCTACCTGCTCTACAG GGACCGGGTTCAGAAGGAGCAGTTGGCCAAGGCGATGCCAACTTTCCTGCAGATGTGCCAGCCTTACTTCCTGTACCTGGAGTCTGCTGCCAGGGGCATGCCCCCAATTCATGGGGCCCTACAAGAGCTAGTTCGGAAAAGG CTGCTAGAAATCTCCCAACAGCTGGCCCTTAGGCTGGAGCAGCTGGTGCTTATGTATGCCTCCTTCGGGTTTGTGGTACTGGAAGAGACTGATCCCCTCAG TGTCTCCTGTTTTTTCTGCGGAAAATTCTCCCTGGGCCCCTCCCATCAAGTTTCAGTTTTCCGATACTGCTCTCCAGCCCCTTACACAGCTGGCCGACTTCCCCGATACCTGTACAAGAAGATGCGCTGGAATCTAGAAGCTAGTCCTGAGACCAACAACAGGGGACATGGGCCTCATGTAGAATA CTACTTCCTGTGCTATCGAGATACTTGGGAGGACACGGGCAAAAGTCCTGCCAACTCTTGTGCCCAGATTCAAAAGCTCTGGTCCATTGGGCGCTGGGTGCCCTTGGGCCCAGGCCAAGATGGTTCCTCCGATATCTATTCCTG GATCCTGTGCCCTCAGCCCCCGGGGGAATACCAGCAGCTGCTGACCATAGGCTTTGAGGAGCCGTCTCACACGCTGGCCACCGATCTGCTAGTGCAGATTCTCACGGGCCAGGCAGGGAGCGCGGGACGAGCCCCAAGTACCGCTGCGGGTCCCCCTGGCTGGCCTGGGGCTCCCGGGCCCTGA